A stretch of Enterobacter cloacae complex sp. ECNIH7 DNA encodes these proteins:
- a CDS encoding IS256 family transposase translates to MTKPSFDIEAALQALRDGKDLTGKDGILTPLIKQLTEAAMQAELEQHLAQDETPNRKNGSTSKTIKSIAGRFELNTPRDRAGTFEPQIIKKHQTQLTDELERKIIALFALGTSYQDIRAHIEELYGIHLSNGTLNAVTDKLLPELQAWRDRELDAIYPVMWLDAIHYKIKENGRYITKAVYTILGLNVEGKKELLGLYLSEHEGAHHWLSVLTDLHNRGVKDILIACVDGLKGFPEAIASIYPRTEVQHCVIHQIRNSLKYVASKNQKAFMVDLKCVYKAATLSAAESALDELEAKWGEKYPVVIKSWRNKWETLSAYFKYPEYVRTAIYTTNAVEAVHRQFRKLTKTKGGFANENSLLKLLYAGMLQASERWTLPIQNWNLTLSQLSIHFPGRLDDHIDL, encoded by the coding sequence ATGACCAAACCATCCTTCGATATCGAAGCTGCATTGCAAGCCTTGCGTGACGGTAAAGACCTGACTGGCAAAGACGGCATTCTTACCCCGCTTATCAAGCAATTGACCGAAGCGGCCATGCAGGCCGAACTTGAGCAGCACCTCGCCCAAGATGAAACGCCCAATCGCAAAAACGGCTCAACATCCAAGACCATCAAAAGCATCGCTGGGCGCTTTGAACTCAATACGCCTCGTGATCGGGCCGGTACCTTTGAGCCGCAAATCATCAAAAAACACCAGACCCAGTTGACTGACGAGCTGGAGCGCAAAATCATCGCCCTGTTTGCGCTTGGAACTAGCTACCAGGATATCCGGGCGCATATCGAAGAGTTGTACGGCATCCATCTGTCCAACGGTACGCTCAACGCCGTGACTGACAAGCTGCTGCCTGAGTTACAAGCCTGGCGTGACCGTGAGCTGGATGCGATTTATCCGGTGATGTGGCTCGATGCCATTCACTACAAGATCAAGGAAAATGGCCGCTATATCACCAAAGCTGTTTACACCATTCTGGGCCTGAATGTCGAAGGTAAAAAAGAGCTGCTCGGTCTTTATCTGTCAGAGCATGAAGGGGCCCATCACTGGTTAAGCGTGCTGACCGATCTGCATAACCGGGGTGTCAAAGACATACTGATTGCCTGTGTGGATGGCTTGAAGGGCTTCCCTGAGGCCATCGCAAGTATCTATCCTCGAACGGAAGTTCAGCACTGCGTCATCCACCAGATCCGCAACTCATTGAAATATGTTGCCAGCAAGAACCAGAAAGCCTTCATGGTGGATCTGAAGTGCGTGTACAAAGCGGCTACCCTGAGTGCGGCTGAATCGGCGCTGGATGAGTTGGAGGCCAAGTGGGGCGAGAAATACCCAGTCGTCATTAAATCCTGGCGCAATAAATGGGAGACGCTGTCGGCCTATTTTAAATACCCGGAATACGTCAGAACCGCCATCTACACGACCAATGCGGTCGAGGCGGTACACCGGCAGTTCCGCAAACTGACGAAAACCAAAGGCGGTTTCGCCAATGAAAACAGTTTGCTCAAGCTGTTATACGCCGGTATGTTGCAGGCATCAGAACGCTGGACGCTCCCCATCCAGAATTGGAATCTGACGCTGTCGCAGCTATCGATCCATTTCCCCGGCAGATTGGATGATCATATTGACCTATGA
- a CDS encoding cytochrome ubiquinol oxidase subunit I codes for MFGLDAFHLARIQFAFTVSFHIIFPAITIGLASYLAVLEGLWLKTKNPVWRSLYHFWSKIFAVNFGMGVVSGLVMAYQFGTNWSGFSQFAGSITGPLLTYEVLTAFFLEAGFLGVMLFGWNKVGPGLHFFSTCMVALGTIISTFWILSSNSWMQTPQGYEIVNGQVVPVDWFAVVFNPSFPYRLLHMSIAAFLSSALFVGASAAWHLLRGNNTPAIRAMFSMALWMTLIVAPIQAMVGDMHGLNTLKHQPAKIAAIEGHWENPPGEPTPLLLFGWPDMEQERTRFGLEIPALGSLILTHSLDKQVPALKEFPKEDRPNSTIVFWSFRIMAGLGMLMLLLGVTALWMRYKKRVYSSRPFLWFALLMGPTGLIAILAGWITTEVGRQPWVVYGLQRTKDAVSAHGDLHMSVSLLAFFVVYTSVFGVGYSYMVRLIRKGPQPHESFATESDGRPARPLSAVTTEHKEQP; via the coding sequence ATGTTTGGTTTAGATGCTTTTCACCTTGCACGGATACAGTTTGCCTTTACCGTATCCTTTCACATTATTTTCCCGGCGATCACCATCGGCCTGGCAAGCTATCTTGCCGTACTCGAAGGGCTGTGGCTGAAAACCAAAAATCCGGTCTGGCGCTCGCTGTACCATTTCTGGTCAAAGATTTTTGCCGTCAACTTTGGCATGGGCGTGGTCTCCGGGCTGGTGATGGCCTACCAGTTCGGCACCAACTGGAGCGGATTTTCACAGTTTGCGGGCAGCATTACCGGCCCGCTGCTGACGTATGAAGTGCTGACCGCCTTCTTCCTCGAAGCCGGGTTCCTCGGCGTGATGCTGTTCGGCTGGAACAAAGTCGGGCCGGGACTGCACTTCTTCTCCACCTGCATGGTGGCGTTGGGCACAATTATTTCCACCTTCTGGATCCTCTCGTCGAACAGCTGGATGCAGACCCCGCAGGGCTATGAGATCGTCAACGGTCAGGTCGTGCCGGTGGACTGGTTCGCCGTGGTGTTTAACCCCTCCTTCCCTTACCGCCTGCTGCATATGTCGATAGCCGCATTCCTGAGCAGCGCCCTGTTTGTGGGCGCATCCGCGGCATGGCATCTGCTGCGCGGGAATAATACCCCTGCCATACGGGCAATGTTTTCGATGGCGCTGTGGATGACGCTGATTGTCGCCCCCATCCAGGCCATGGTTGGCGATATGCACGGTTTGAACACCTTAAAGCATCAGCCCGCCAAGATTGCCGCCATTGAAGGCCACTGGGAAAACCCGCCGGGTGAGCCTACCCCGCTGCTGCTGTTTGGCTGGCCGGATATGGAACAGGAGCGCACCCGATTTGGGCTGGAGATCCCGGCGCTGGGGAGTCTTATCCTGACGCACAGTCTGGATAAACAGGTTCCGGCCCTCAAAGAGTTCCCGAAGGAAGACCGTCCGAATTCCACCATCGTCTTCTGGTCATTCCGCATTATGGCGGGCCTGGGCATGCTGATGCTGCTGCTCGGGGTAACGGCACTCTGGATGCGCTACAAAAAACGCGTGTATTCGTCGCGCCCCTTCCTGTGGTTTGCGCTGCTGATGGGGCCAACCGGGCTGATTGCCATCCTGGCCGGGTGGATCACCACCGAAGTGGGTCGCCAGCCGTGGGTGGTCTACGGACTCCAGCGAACGAAGGATGCGGTATCTGCCCACGGTGACCTGCATATGAGCGTGAGCCTGCTGGCCTTCTTCGTCGTCTATACCTCGGTATTCGGCGTGGGTTACAGCTATATGGTGCGCCTCATCCGAAAAGGCCCGCAACCGCATGAATCTTTCGCCACCGAGTCCGACGGACGTCCGGCGCGCCCGCTTTCTGCCGTCACAACTGAACATAAGGAGCAGCCATAA
- a CDS encoding putative hemolysin yields MRSAFWVGCAALLLSACSSEPVQQATAAHVAPGMKAAMSSSGQANCAMIGGSLSVARQLDGSAIGMCALPNGKRCSEQSLAVGSCGNY; encoded by the coding sequence ATGCGTTCAGCATTTTGGGTAGGGTGTGCCGCGTTATTGTTGTCGGCATGTAGCAGTGAGCCAGTCCAGCAGGCAACGGCAGCCCACGTGGCGCCGGGAATGAAAGCGGCAATGTCCAGTTCAGGTCAGGCCAACTGCGCGATGATTGGCGGTTCGCTGTCTGTCGCCCGCCAGCTTGATGGTTCTGCTATTGGGATGTGCGCCTTGCCAAACGGCAAACGCTGTAGCGAACAGTCGCTTGCCGTTGGAAGCTGCGGTAACTACTGA
- the ymcF gene encoding cold shock small protein YmcF encodes MTSYIHFRCPCCHGSQYRTSVFDMSEKNPLGAKCIFCKSSMITLDHLAAARQAQSHITEYRK; translated from the coding sequence ATGACTTCTTATATTCATTTCCGCTGCCCATGCTGTCATGGCTCGCAGTACCGTACCTCAGTCTTTGATATGTCCGAGAAAAACCCACTCGGCGCGAAATGCATCTTTTGCAAATCGTCGATGATTACGCTCGATCACCTGGCAGCCGCGCGCCAGGCGCAAAGCCACATTACCGAGTACCGTAAGTAA
- the ompC gene encoding porin OmpC, translating into MQRKVLALMIPALLMAGSAHAAEIYNKDGNKLDLYGKVDGLHYFSDDKGADGDQTYMRLGFKGETQINDMMTGYAQWEYNIQANNTEGSDNQSWTRLAFAGVKVGDYGSFDYGRNYGVLYDVEGWTDMLPEFGGDSYTKADNFMTGRANGVATYRNTDFYGLVQGLNFALQYQGKNEDASNNQEGTNNGRDTRHENGDGFGISTTYDFGMGITAGAAYTSSDRTNEQVMNTTAGGDKADAWTAGLKYDANNIYLAAMYSETRNMTPYGDNTDAVANKTQNFEVTAQYQFDFGLRPSLSYLQSKGKNLGNGQGDQDLVKYADVGVTYYFNKNMSTYVDYKINLLDEDDSFYKDNGISTDDVVALGLVYQF; encoded by the coding sequence ATGCAAAGAAAAGTACTGGCTCTGATGATTCCGGCTCTGTTAATGGCTGGTTCTGCACATGCAGCAGAAATTTATAATAAAGACGGTAACAAATTAGATCTGTATGGAAAAGTAGATGGTCTGCACTATTTCTCCGACGATAAAGGCGCTGACGGGGATCAAACCTATATGCGTCTGGGCTTTAAGGGCGAAACCCAGATCAACGATATGATGACCGGCTACGCGCAGTGGGAATACAACATTCAGGCTAATAATACGGAAGGGTCTGATAATCAGTCCTGGACGCGTCTTGCCTTCGCCGGTGTCAAAGTGGGCGACTACGGCTCCTTCGATTACGGTCGTAACTACGGTGTCCTGTACGACGTGGAAGGCTGGACCGATATGCTGCCTGAGTTCGGTGGCGACTCCTACACCAAAGCCGACAACTTCATGACCGGCCGAGCCAACGGTGTGGCAACCTACCGTAACACCGACTTCTATGGTCTGGTGCAGGGCCTGAACTTTGCGCTGCAGTACCAGGGCAAAAATGAAGACGCCAGCAACAACCAGGAAGGCACCAACAACGGTCGCGACACGCGTCACGAGAATGGTGACGGCTTCGGTATTTCTACCACCTATGACTTCGGCATGGGGATTACTGCAGGGGCCGCGTATACCTCTTCTGACCGCACCAACGAGCAGGTCATGAATACCACAGCAGGTGGAGACAAGGCGGATGCCTGGACGGCGGGCCTGAAGTATGACGCCAATAACATCTATCTGGCGGCAATGTATTCTGAAACCCGCAATATGACACCGTATGGTGATAATACCGACGCCGTGGCGAACAAAACCCAGAACTTCGAAGTGACCGCGCAGTACCAGTTCGACTTCGGCCTGCGTCCGTCCCTTTCCTACCTGCAGTCGAAAGGTAAGAACCTGGGCAACGGCCAGGGCGACCAGGATCTGGTTAAATACGCAGACGTAGGGGTCACCTATTACTTCAACAAAAACATGTCCACCTACGTTGATTACAAAATCAACCTGCTGGATGAAGATGACAGCTTCTACAAAGACAACGGCATCAGCACCGATGATGTTGTAGCGTTAGGCCTGGTTTACCAGTTCTGA
- the cydB gene encoding cytochrome d ubiquinol oxidase subunit II — MGIDLSIIWFVIIVFATLMYIVMDGFDLGIGILFPATQNADDRDVMVNSVAPVWDGNETWLVLGGAALFGAFPLAYAVIVDALTIPLTLMLIGLIFRGVAFEFRFKATPAHRPFWDKAFIGGSILATFTQGVTVGAVINGFTVTGRAYTGGPFDWFTAFNLFCGAGLVVAYALLGSTWLVMKSENALQERMREVSKTLLIVLLAFIAAISLWTPLAQPAIAARWFTLPNLFYLLPVPALVVIFSLYQWRCLNNPASHSRPFILTLGLIFLGFSGLGISIWPHIIPPSITLWQAAAPTQSQGFMLVGALLIIPVILVYTFWSYYVFRGKVQHGEGYH; from the coding sequence ATGGGTATCGATCTTTCCATTATCTGGTTTGTCATCATCGTCTTCGCCACGCTGATGTATATCGTGATGGACGGTTTTGATCTGGGGATCGGTATTCTGTTCCCGGCCACGCAGAACGCCGACGATCGCGACGTGATGGTCAACAGCGTCGCGCCGGTCTGGGACGGAAATGAAACCTGGCTGGTGCTTGGCGGTGCCGCCCTGTTCGGCGCATTCCCGCTGGCCTATGCGGTGATCGTTGATGCCCTGACCATTCCGCTAACATTAATGCTGATCGGACTTATTTTCCGCGGGGTGGCTTTTGAGTTTCGCTTTAAAGCCACGCCGGCCCACCGCCCTTTCTGGGATAAGGCGTTTATAGGCGGTTCCATTCTGGCAACATTCACCCAGGGCGTGACGGTAGGCGCCGTTATTAACGGCTTTACCGTCACCGGCCGGGCCTATACCGGCGGCCCCTTTGACTGGTTTACCGCGTTTAACCTGTTTTGCGGCGCGGGGCTGGTGGTGGCTTATGCGCTGTTAGGCTCTACCTGGCTGGTGATGAAAAGCGAAAACGCGCTGCAGGAGCGGATGCGTGAGGTGTCGAAAACGCTGTTAATCGTGCTGCTGGCGTTTATTGCGGCGATCAGCCTCTGGACGCCGCTGGCGCAACCGGCCATCGCTGCGCGCTGGTTCACGCTGCCGAATCTGTTTTACCTGCTGCCGGTCCCTGCTCTGGTGGTGATTTTTAGCCTGTACCAGTGGCGCTGCCTGAATAATCCCGCCAGCCATAGCCGTCCGTTTATTCTGACGCTGGGGCTGATATTCCTCGGCTTTAGCGGGCTTGGGATCAGCATCTGGCCGCATATTATTCCACCGTCGATCACCCTGTGGCAGGCCGCCGCCCCGACGCAAAGCCAGGGCTTTATGCTGGTGGGCGCGCTGTTGATCATTCCCGTTATTCTGGTCTACACCTTCTGGAGCTACTACGTGTTTCGCGGCAAAGTTCAGCATGGGGAGGGTTATCACTGA
- a CDS encoding DUF2474 domain-containing protein → MQQPVWKRLLWLAIIWGGSVLALAAVSMLFRMLMTAAGFKSH, encoded by the coding sequence ATGCAACAACCGGTATGGAAAAGATTACTGTGGCTGGCCATTATCTGGGGCGGCAGCGTACTGGCGCTGGCTGCTGTCAGTATGCTCTTCCGCATGCTAATGACGGCGGCAGGATTTAAATCGCATTAA
- the hslJ gene encoding heat shock protein HslJ, whose amino-acid sequence MKKLIALSVISFVLTGCVNPGKASVQPEQLKNHRFVLENVNGKAVKTATTQPEIGFSALPDISLVNNISVSGQMCNRFNGQGKLSEGELKVKTLAMTRKLCTEPQLNELDQAIGDMLSKGAQVDLTEDQLTLATADKTLMFKRVE is encoded by the coding sequence ATGAAAAAGCTCATTGCGTTAAGCGTTATTAGTTTTGTCCTTACCGGCTGCGTTAATCCGGGTAAAGCCTCCGTACAGCCGGAGCAACTTAAAAACCACCGCTTTGTGCTGGAAAACGTAAACGGTAAGGCCGTGAAGACCGCGACAACGCAACCTGAGATCGGTTTTAGCGCGCTGCCAGATATCAGCCTGGTTAATAACATCAGCGTTTCTGGCCAGATGTGTAACCGCTTCAACGGACAGGGGAAATTGTCCGAAGGCGAGCTTAAGGTTAAAACGCTCGCCATGACGCGTAAGCTCTGTACCGAGCCGCAGCTGAATGAGCTGGATCAGGCCATCGGCGACATGCTGAGCAAAGGGGCGCAGGTCGACCTGACTGAGGACCAGTTAACGCTGGCGACAGCCGATAAAACGCTGATGTTTAAGCGTGTAGAATAA
- the nifJ gene encoding pyruvate:ferredoxin (flavodoxin) oxidoreductase — MQTIDGNGAVASVAFRTSEVIAIYPITPSSTMAEQADAWAGNGLKNVWGDVPRVVEMQSEAGAIATVHGALQTGALSTSFTSSQGLLLMIPTLYKLAGQLTPFVLHVAARTVATHALSIFGDHSDVMAVRQTGCAMLCASSVQEAQDFALISHIATLKSRVPFIHFFDGFRTSHEINKIVPLADDTILNLLPQAEIDAHRARALNPEHPVIRGTSANPDTYFQSREATNPWYNAVYDQVEQAMNDFAAATGREYKPFEYYGHPQAERVIVLMGSAIGTCEEVVDELLTRGEKVGVLKVRLYRPFSAKHLLSALPESARAVAVLDRTKEPGAQAEPLYLDVMTALAEAFNQGERETLPRVIGGRYGLSSKEFGPDCVLAVFNELSEAKPRPRFTVGIYDDVTNLSLSLPENTLSSTAKLEALFYGLGSDGSVSATKNNIKIIGNSTPWYAQGYFVYDSKKAGGLTVSHLRVSEQPIRSAYLISQADFVGCHQLQFIDKYQMAERLKPGGIFLLNTPYSADEVWGRLPQEVQAVLNQKKARFYVVNAAKIARECGLAARINTVMQMAFFHLTNILPGDSALAELQGAIAKSYSSKGQELVERNWQALALARESLFEVPLQPVNATSPNRPPVVSDAAPDFVKTVTAAMLAGLGDALPVSALPPDGTWPMGTTRWEKRNIAEAIPIWKEELCTQCNHCVAACPHSAIRAKVVSPEEMDAAPASLHSLDVKSRDMRGQKYVLQVAPEDCTGCNLCVEVCPAKDRQDPEIKAINMMSRLEHVEEEKVNYDFFLNLPEIDRSKLERIDIRTSQLITPLFEYSGACSGCGETPYIKLLTQLYGDRMLIANATGCSSIYGGNLPSTPYTTDANGRGPAWANSLFEDNAEFGLGFRLTVDQHRARVMRLLEQFAGQIPAELNDALHADATPEERREQVAELRRALQGVTGAEQLLTDADALVEKSIWLIGGDGWAYDIGFGGLDHVLSLTENVNILVLDTQCYSNTGGQASKATPLGAVTKFGEHGKRKARKDLGVSMMMYGHVYVAQISLGAQLNQTVKAIQEAEAYPGPSLIIAYSPCEEHGYDLALSHDQMRQLTATGFWPLYRFDPRRADEGKLPLALDSRPPSDALAETLMQEQRFRRLNAQQPEVAEQLWKDAAADLQKRYDFLAQMAGKAEKPTRD; from the coding sequence ATGCAAACTATTGACGGTAATGGTGCAGTTGCCTCAGTCGCGTTTCGCACCAGTGAAGTTATCGCCATCTACCCGATTACGCCAAGTTCTACCATGGCCGAGCAGGCGGATGCCTGGGCGGGTAACGGGTTAAAAAACGTCTGGGGCGATGTCCCGAGAGTGGTTGAGATGCAGTCCGAAGCCGGTGCGATTGCCACGGTACACGGCGCCCTTCAGACTGGCGCGCTTTCCACGTCGTTTACCTCCTCACAGGGATTGCTGTTAATGATCCCTACGCTTTACAAACTCGCCGGTCAGCTGACGCCATTCGTTCTGCACGTTGCCGCGCGTACCGTTGCCACCCACGCGCTCTCTATCTTTGGCGACCACTCCGACGTGATGGCCGTGCGCCAGACCGGCTGCGCGATGCTGTGCGCCAGCAGCGTTCAGGAAGCCCAGGATTTTGCCTTAATTTCGCATATCGCCACGCTCAAAAGCCGCGTGCCGTTTATTCACTTCTTTGATGGTTTCCGCACCTCTCACGAAATTAATAAAATCGTCCCGCTGGCTGACGATACTATCCTGAATCTGCTACCGCAGGCGGAAATCGACGCGCATCGCGCCCGGGCTCTTAATCCTGAACACCCGGTTATTCGCGGGACATCGGCGAACCCGGATACCTATTTCCAGTCCCGCGAGGCCACGAACCCCTGGTACAACGCGGTTTACGACCAGGTTGAACAGGCAATGAATGACTTTGCCGCCGCAACCGGCCGGGAGTACAAACCGTTTGAGTACTACGGACATCCGCAGGCGGAACGGGTGATCGTGCTGATGGGGTCAGCCATTGGTACCTGTGAAGAGGTGGTTGACGAGCTGCTGACGCGCGGCGAAAAAGTTGGCGTGCTTAAGGTGCGTCTCTATCGTCCGTTCTCGGCCAAACATCTGCTTTCGGCTCTCCCTGAAAGCGCCCGAGCTGTGGCGGTGCTCGACCGTACCAAAGAGCCGGGCGCGCAGGCGGAACCCCTCTATCTGGACGTAATGACCGCCCTGGCAGAAGCCTTTAATCAGGGCGAACGTGAAACGCTGCCGCGCGTTATCGGGGGGCGATATGGTTTGTCCTCTAAGGAGTTTGGGCCGGACTGCGTGCTGGCGGTATTCAACGAGTTAAGCGAAGCGAAACCCAGGCCGCGCTTTACCGTCGGCATTTATGATGATGTGACTAACCTGTCCCTGTCGCTGCCGGAAAATACCCTGTCCTCGACGGCTAAACTTGAGGCGCTGTTCTATGGTCTGGGCAGCGACGGCAGCGTCTCCGCGACCAAAAACAACATCAAAATCATTGGTAACTCAACGCCGTGGTACGCCCAGGGGTACTTCGTTTACGACTCCAAAAAAGCAGGCGGCCTGACCGTTTCCCACCTGCGCGTGAGCGAGCAGCCCATCCGCTCCGCGTATCTTATTTCTCAGGCTGATTTTGTTGGCTGCCACCAGCTGCAGTTTATCGATAAATACCAGATGGCCGAGCGCCTGAAGCCCGGCGGTATTTTCCTCCTCAATACGCCGTACAGCGCAGACGAAGTCTGGGGGCGCCTGCCGCAGGAAGTTCAGGCGGTGCTGAACCAGAAAAAAGCCCGTTTCTACGTGGTCAACGCCGCAAAAATTGCCCGCGAATGTGGCCTGGCTGCGCGTATTAATACCGTTATGCAGATGGCCTTCTTCCATCTGACCAACATCCTACCGGGCGACAGCGCGCTGGCGGAACTGCAGGGCGCGATTGCCAAAAGCTACAGCAGCAAGGGCCAGGAGCTGGTCGAACGCAACTGGCAGGCGCTGGCGCTGGCACGCGAATCGTTGTTTGAGGTTCCGCTGCAGCCGGTGAATGCGACAAGCCCGAACCGCCCTCCGGTGGTGTCCGATGCGGCGCCTGATTTCGTGAAGACCGTGACGGCGGCGATGCTGGCCGGTCTGGGCGATGCCCTGCCCGTCTCTGCGCTACCGCCGGATGGTACCTGGCCGATGGGCACCACGCGCTGGGAAAAACGCAACATTGCCGAAGCGATCCCCATCTGGAAAGAAGAGCTGTGTACCCAGTGCAACCACTGCGTTGCGGCCTGCCCGCACTCTGCCATTCGAGCCAAAGTGGTATCACCGGAAGAGATGGACGCCGCGCCGGCCAGCCTGCATTCGCTGGATGTGAAATCTCGCGATATGCGCGGACAGAAATACGTTCTGCAGGTCGCGCCGGAAGATTGCACCGGCTGTAACCTGTGCGTCGAGGTCTGTCCGGCGAAAGACAGGCAGGATCCGGAGATCAAAGCCATCAATATGATGTCGCGTCTGGAGCACGTTGAAGAGGAGAAGGTCAACTATGACTTCTTCCTGAATTTGCCGGAAATCGATCGCAGCAAACTGGAACGTATTGATATTCGTACGTCACAGCTGATTACGCCGCTGTTTGAGTACTCTGGCGCCTGCTCCGGCTGCGGTGAAACGCCGTATATCAAGCTGCTTACCCAGCTGTACGGTGATCGGATGCTGATTGCCAACGCTACCGGCTGTTCGTCCATCTACGGGGGCAATTTGCCTTCTACGCCGTACACCACCGACGCGAATGGGCGCGGTCCGGCGTGGGCAAACTCGCTATTCGAGGACAACGCCGAATTTGGCCTGGGCTTCCGCCTGACAGTCGACCAGCACCGCGCGCGCGTGATGCGCCTGCTGGAGCAGTTTGCCGGACAGATCCCCGCGGAGCTCAATGACGCGCTTCACGCGGACGCGACGCCAGAAGAACGTCGTGAGCAGGTTGCTGAGCTGCGCCGCGCGCTGCAGGGGGTGACGGGGGCTGAACAGCTGCTGACCGACGCTGACGCCCTGGTCGAAAAATCAATCTGGCTGATTGGCGGCGACGGCTGGGCTTACGATATTGGCTTTGGCGGGCTCGATCACGTGTTGAGCCTGACCGAAAACGTCAACATCCTGGTTCTGGATACGCAGTGTTATTCCAATACCGGCGGCCAGGCGTCGAAAGCGACGCCGTTAGGCGCGGTAACGAAATTCGGCGAACACGGTAAACGCAAGGCGCGCAAAGATCTCGGCGTGAGCATGATGATGTACGGTCACGTTTACGTCGCGCAAATCTCGCTGGGTGCCCAGCTTAACCAGACGGTGAAAGCGATTCAGGAAGCGGAAGCGTATCCTGGCCCGTCGCTGATCATTGCCTACAGCCCTTGTGAAGAGCATGGCTACGATCTGGCCCTCAGCCACGACCAGATGCGTCAGCTGACAGCGACCGGCTTCTGGCCGCTGTACCGGTTCGACCCGCGTCGTGCTGACGAGGGTAAATTACCGCTGGCGCTGGATTCGCGTCCGCCTTCGGACGCACTGGCCGAGACGTTAATGCAGGAACAGCGATTCCGTCGCCTTAACGCCCAGCAGCCGGAAGTGGCTGAACAGCTCTGGAAAGATGCCGCTGCTGATCTGCAAAAACGCTATGACTTCCTGGCGCAGATGGCGGGTAAAGCCGAAAAACCGACCAGAGACTAG